From Salmo trutta unplaced genomic scaffold, fSalTru1.1, whole genome shotgun sequence:
gttgttgatgatgttggtgatgatgttgatattgatgatgatgttgttgatgatgttgttgttgtcctgtAGGTTTCGTGAACTCGGCGGTGATCAACGACTACCAGCCGGGCGGCTGCATCGTGTCGCACGTCGACCCGCTTCACATCTTCGCCCGGCCGATCGTTTCCGTTTCCTTCTTCTCCGACTCGGCCCTCTGCTTCGGCTGCCGCTTCCAGTTTAAACCAATCAGAGTGTCCGAGCCCGTCCTGGAGCTTCCTGTCAGGAGAGGAAGTGTTACTGTCCtcaggtaggagggagggagtgtgagagagagagagggagtgtgagagagagagagggggagtgtgagagggggagtgtgagagggggagtgtgagagagagagagtgagagagagagagtgagagagagagagtgagagagagagagtgagagagagagagtgagagagagagagtgagagagagagagtgagagagagagagtgtgtgtgagagagtgtgtgtgtgagagagagtgtgagagagagagtgtgtgtgagagagtgtgtgtgtgtgtgagagagagtgtgtgtgtgtgagagagagtgtgagagagagagtgtgtgtgagagagagagtgtgtgagagagagagagagtgtgagagagagagagagtgtgagagagagagagagtgtgtgagagagagtgtgtgagagagagagtgtgagagagagagtgtgagagagagagagtgtgagagagagagtgtgagagagagagtgtgagagagagagtgtgtgagagagagagtgtgtgagagagagagtgtgtgagagagagagtgtgtgagagagagagtgtgtgagagagagagagagaggtgtgagagagagagagagagagtgtgtgagagagagagagagtgagagagtgagtgagagagagtgatgtcacagtgttctctctcctctcagtggcTACGCGGCTGATGACATCACCCACTGTATCCGCCCCCAGGACATCAAGGAGAGACGGGCCGTCATCATCCTCAGGAAGTACGTCCGTCGCCATGACAACCGGCGGTTCGCTGTGGCGTCAGGCTACTGTGctaacgctctctctctgtgtgtgtgtgtgtgtgtgtgtgtgtgtgtgcgcgcgcaggaCGAGGCCGGACGCCCCCCGTGTAGACCAgagcccctcccctaacccctcccCCCCTGAGAGACACGCCCCTCTGAAGGCCAAACGCAGAGCTGACCCCGACGctgcacacaggtacacacacacacacacacacacacacacacacacacacccgggaCCAGAGCCCCTCCCCTAACTCCTCCTACCTGAGATACAGGACCAGAGCTCCTCCCCTAACTCCTCCTACCTGAGATACAGGACCAGAGCTCCTCCCCTAACTCCTCCTACCTGAGATACAGGACCAGAGCTCCTCCCCTAACTCCTCCTACCTGAGATACAGGACCAGAGCCCCTCCCCCCTAACTCCTCCTACCTGAGATACAGGACCAGAGCTCCTCCCCTAACTCCTCCTACCTGAGATACAGGACCAGAGCCCCTCCCCCCCCCTAACTCCTGCTACCTGAGATACAGGACCAGAGCCCCTCCCCCCCCTAACTCCTCCTACCTGAGATACAGGACCAGAGCCCCTCCCCCCTAACTCCTCCTACCTGAGATACAGGACCAGAGCCCCTCCCCTAACTCCTCCTACCTGAGATACAGGACCAGAGCCCCTCCCCCCCTAACTCCTCCTACCTGAGATACAGGACAGGAGCCCCTCCCCCCTAACTCCTCCTACCTGAGATACAGGACCAGAGCCCCTCCCCCCCTAACTCCTCCTACCTGAGATACAGGACCAGAGCCCCTCCCCTAACTCCTCCTACCTGAGATACAGGACCAGAGCCCCTCCCTCCCTAACTCCTCCTACCTGAGACACAGGACCAGAGCCCCTCCCCCCCTAACTCCTCCTACCTGAGATACAGGACCAGAGCTCCTCCCCTAACTCCTCCTACCTGAGATACAGGACCGGAGCCCCTCCCCCCTAACTCCTCCTACCTGAGATACAGGACCGGAGCCCctccccctaacccctccctctctctctgtcagaccgAGGGTTCTGGAGATGGATAAAGAGGAGAATCGTCACTCTTCCTCTTCGTCCCGCCTTCATCGCCGTAGCAACAGCTCCGAGAACTACCGGAGGCGGAGCCAAGACGGCGACGGGTCACGCGAGGTCAAGATGAGACGTCACTGAAACACACCTGGCGGACTGGATGGcctcagagagagtgtgtgtgtgtgtgtgtgtgtgtgtgtgtgtgtgtgtgtgtgtgtgtgtgtgtgtgtgtgtgtgtgtgtgtgtgtgtgtgtgtgtgcgtgcattggACCCCCCCTTGCATGCTAGGATGGATGGAACACGCCACGAggctatcagccaatcagagACTGACCTGAGGACATGGGGGTGGGGTTTGCTAGTAAGACTGTGGGAAGTTCTGTTGTTGCCGTGCCGACCACcccgtttcccccccccccctacttcctctgtggagaggagaggaaattgTGTTTCTATAGgaacttcctcctccatgcttcattggTCAGAGACCCTATGGGAAAATGAATGGTGTTTGTAGGAatttcctcctccatgcttcattggTCAGAGACCCTATGGGGAAATTAATGGTGTTTCTATAGGAACTTCCTCCTCCATGGTTCATTGGTCGGAGACCCTATAggaacttcctcctcctccatgtttcattgTTCAGAGACCCTATAGGAACTTcctcatcctccatgcttcattgTTCAGAGACCCTATAggaacttcctcctcctccatgtttcattgGTCAGAGACCCTATGGGGAAATTAAAGGTGTTTCTGTAggaacttcctcctcctccatgtttcattgGTCAGAGACCCTATGGGAAAATTAAAGGTGTTTCTGTAggaacttcctcctcctccatgtttcattgGTCAGAGACCCTATGGGAAAATTAAAGGTGTTTCTGTAggaacttcctcctcctccatgtttcattgGTCAGAGACCCTATGGGGAAATTAAAGGTGTTTCTGTAggaacttcctcctcctccatgtttcattgGTCAGAGACCCTATGGGAAAATTAAAGGTGTTTCTGTAggaacttcctcctcctccatgtttcattgGTCAGAGACCCTATGGGGAAATtaaagtttttttgggggggggatataTAAAATAAGGTCTGATAAACATTTAGTTTTATTTAATTTGAAAAAGCACATATTgacttcataattcataaaggtgaTGTTACCTGACTGATAttaacatagaaacacaacataTAGACTTCATAAAGGTCCTGTTACCTGACTGATATTAACGTAGAAACACAACATATAGACTTCATAAAGGTGATGTTACCTGACTGATATTAACGTAGAAATACAACATATAGACTTCATAAAGTCCCTGTTACCTGACTGATATTAACGTAGAAATACAACATATAGACTTCATAAAGGTCCTGTTACCTGACTGATATTAACGTAGAAACACAACATATAGACTTCATATTTCATAAAGGTGATGTTACCTGACTGATATTAACGTAGAAATACATCATATagacttcataattcataaaggtcctGTTACCTGACTGATATTAACGTAGAAACACAGCATATagacttcataattcataaaggtgaTGTTACCTGACTGATATTAACGTAGAAATACATCATATagacttcataattcataaaggtcctGTTACCTGACTGATATTAACGTAGAAACACAGCATATagacttcataattcataaaggtgaTGTTACCTGACTGAtattaacatagaaatacatcatatagacttcataattcataaaggtgaTGTTACCTGACTGATAttaacatagaaacacaacataCAGACTTCATAAAGGTGATGTTACCTGACTGATAttaacatagaaacacaacataTAGACTTCATAACTCATAAAGGTGATGTTACCTGACTGATATTAACGTAGGGGGGGACTACTGGGCCCTTAAAGGGGGGACTGGGACCTTAAAGGGGGGACTACTGGGCCCTTAAAGGGGGGACTGGGACCTTAAAGGGGGGACTGGGGCCCTTAAAAGGGGGGACTGGGACCTTAAAGGGGGGACTGGGGCCTTAAAGGGGGGACTGGGCCCTTAAAGGGGGGACTGGGCCCTTAAAGGGGGGACTGGGCCCTTAAAGGGGGGACTGGGACCTTAAAGGGGGGGACTGGGGCCTTAAAGGGGGGACTGGGCCCTTAAAGGGGGGACTGGGCCCTTAAGGGGGGGGACTACGGGCCCTTAAAGGGGGGACTACTGGGCCCTTAAAGGGGGGACTGGGCCCTTAAGGGGGGACTGGGCCCTTGAGGGGGGACTGGGCCCTTAAGGGGGCCCTTAAAGGGGGGACTGGGCCCTTAAAGGGGGGACTGGGCCCTTAAAGGGGGGACTGGGCCCTTAAAGGGGGGACTACTGGGCCCTTAAAGGGGGGACTGGGACCTTAAAGGGGGGACTGGGCCCTTAAAGGGGGGACTGGGCCCTTAAAGGGGGGACTACTGGGCCCTTAAAGGGGGGACTGGGCCCTTAAAGGGGGGACTGGGACCTTAAAGGGGGGACTGGGCCCTTAAAGGGGGGACTGGGCCCTTAAAGGGGGGACTACTGGGCCCTTAAAGGGGGGACTGGGCCCTTAAAGGGGGGACTGGGCCCTTAAAGAGGGGGACTGGGCCCTTAAAGGGGGGACTGGGCCCTTAAAGGGGGGACTGGGCCCTTAAAGGGGGGACTGGGCCCTTAAAGGGGAGACTGGGCCCTTAAAGGGGGGACTTGGGCCCTTAAAGGGGGGACTGGGCCCTTAAAGGGGGGACTGGGCCCTTAAGGGGGGACTGGGACCTTAAAGGGGGGACTGGGCCCTTAAAGGAGGGACTGGGCCCTTAAAGGGGGGACTGGGGCCTTAAAGGGGGGACTGGGCCCTTAAAGGGGGGACTGGGCCCTTAAAGGGGGACTGGGCCCTTAAAGGGGGGGACTGGGCCCTTAAAGGGGGGACTTGGGCCCTTAAAGGGGGGACTGGGCCCTTAAAGGGGGGACTGGGCCCTTAAAGGTACACGGAGAGTTAACATTAATGATACGCACgttaatctctcatggctcaaagtagaggagaggttTGACTTAAACActttacttttatttatgagaagctcagacacccatccatacctcacaagacatgccaccagaggtctgtttaaacggACTGGTACACAGCTCAGAcccccatccataccccacaagacatgcccaccagaggtctgtttaaactactggcacacagctcagacacccatccataccccacaagacatgtccaccagaggtctgtttaaactactggcacacagctcagacacccatccataccccacaagacatgtccaCTAGAGGTCtatttaaactactggcacacagctcagacacccatccataccccacaagacatgccaccagaggtctgtttaaactactggtacacaactcagacacccatccataccccacaagacatgccaccagaggtctgtttaaactactggcacacagctcagacacccatccataccccacaagacatgtccaCTAGAGGTCtatttaaactactggcacacagctcagacacccatccttaccccacaagacatgccaccagaggtctgtttaaactactggtacacagctcagacacccatccataccccacaagacatgccaccagaggtctgtcctaactactggtacacagctcggacacccatccataccccacaagacatccaaccagaggtctgtttaaactactggtacacagctcagacacccatccataccccacaagacatgccaccagaggtctcttcagtccccaagtccagaacagactatgggaggagcacagtactacatagagccatgactacatggaactctattccacatcaggtaactgatgcagcaggagaatcagatttaaaaaaaaacacataaatttacactttatggaacagcgggggctgtgaagagacagacacagggtagcctagtggttagagcgttggactagtaaccagcaggtagcctagtggttagagcgttgggccagtaaccagcaggtagcctagtggttagagcgttggactagtaaccaaaaggttgcaagttcaaatccctgagctgacaagggtacaaatctgtcattctgcccctgaacaaggcagttaaccccactgttcctaggctgttgttgaaaataagaatttgttctaaactgattttacaagttaaataaataaaagataaaCACACATGATCACACATGTGTGTTTATGAATTTTgtgctgtagatatgtggtagtagagtagtggcctgagggcacacactcatTGTGTTGGGAAATCTGTTGTggaatgttttacatttttcataagctgccttaattttgctggaccccaggaagagtagctgctgccttggcaggaactaatgaggatccataataaaccccaggaagagtagctgctgccttggcaggaactaatggggatccataataaaccccaggaagagtagccgctgccttgacaggaactaatgggatccataatagaccccaggaagagtagctgctgccttggcaggaactaatggggatccataataaaccccaggaagagtagctgctgccttggcaggaactaatggggatccataatagaccccaggaagagtagctgctgccttggcaggaactaatggggatccataataaaccccaggaagagtagctgctgccttggcaggaactaatggggatccataataaacacaacaacaacaaaaataagagGAAAAACGATTAAAAACGCTGGATTATACGGTAATTAATGATCAAAACCAGGTCGAATTAATGTTCTCGGCAAATTGAAAAAGTAATGCCGAGTTCATGTGCTAGTAGAtactaggaaactctgaaatgtccaacttgctaactggttgaacgcaGGCAAATGTATAACAGAAACCAGTTATCGTGTCGGAAATGTCCCGAGTTCCGACTAAATTATGTTTTAAACACAATAAACTTGTGCGTGttttggagtaaaaaaaaaaaaaaaaaactcccacCCCCTTCAGCAGCAAAGACCCCAAACGTCAACGTCAGAACATAACGTCTCCTGCCAATGGTCCGCTTGGCTGTCAATCATACGGACAAATGTATGGGCGTGTTCCTCTgcctgccagatcttacaacgcctcgACAGGTATTTTACGTGTCATCTAagaacattatatatatatatatatatatatttttttataataatttttTAATCTAAGAAcattatatatatgtttttattttttttgttaatctgagaatattatatatatatatatatatatatatatctttttttaattataattttttaatctaagaacattttatatatatttttagtttgtttgttttgttaatCTAagaacattatatatatatatatttttttttatttatttattattattataattttttaatcTAAGAACATTAtagtagctaacattagctagctatcaCACACACGTCCTCTGTGTTATTTGGAGAATGATTTACACAATCGGATATGATATTTAGCTAGTTAGACTAACGACAGTAgctatatatatttgttttgttaATCTAagaacattatatatatatatatatatatatattttttttttttaatctaagaatattatatatatataaatatatatattttttgttaatcTAAGAATATTatatatcataaggtgaatgcaccaatttgtaagtcgctctggataagagcgtctgctaaatgacgtaaatttAATATTATAGCGACATGACGTGGCACCTACCCATTGGTTGGTTGAGGCACGTAACGTCTGTTTTACGACCTCCATTGCTATGTTACGTTACTTTTGGACGTTAATGTTCTTTTCATGTTGACAGATAATCAAACAAAAACGACAAGATATGGTCGACTAGTCCGGGTAAATaacgttgttgttgtttttaccaAATGGATTGGAGTTAGAATTACAATATAGCAGAAGTTGTAGATTGGTGAGTTGTATCCGAACAGCTAAACGCAACAAAACAAATGATAACAACAGCTGTAGCTAGCTATAACGTAATGTGGCTAACTTATGCTAGCTACATAAGCTAACTTAGCTTCTCTTTGTTCGTACGCAAACTAAACAAAAGTTTTGTCCCTCTCATGTTGCCCGTTTGGTTGATATGCCGCTGTCTTTTCACAATAACATTACAGCGTTTTATACGAATAGTTGATTTACtgctaaccagctagctaaccagctagctaaccagctagctaaccagctagctaaccagctagctaaccagctagctaaccagctagctaaccagctagctaaccagctagctaaccagctagctagTTCCACAACAAACATTTCAGTGTACGGCGCCCATCCCACCTAACCAGACCAGCTGCAAGTAAACACTGGCTGAAAGGGAGATAAAACAGAGACTGGAAACATGAACTAACTTTGTAACTACTATCTCTGGCTAAACATATACTAGCTAGCTATCACACACACGTCCTCTGTGTTATCTGGAGAAGGATTTATACGATAGGACATGATATTTAGCTAGTTAGACTTAACGacagtagctaacattagctagctacgctATGATTTCATAACTCTAAAGACACGGCTGTTTTTTACGACTTTCTGTCCTGCATAATGTCTATACAAGTCTTCCctgtgtctcagttggtagaacatggtgtttgcaatgccagggttgtgggttcgattcccacggggggccagtacaaaaaaaaaatgcatgaaatgtatgtattcactactgtaagtcgctctggaaaagagcgtctgctaaacgactaaaatgtaaatgtagaagaaGAGATTGTTAGACGTCTTCTGTTGTTTTTTTAACCTTTGTCAGTAGATATGGCTACAGCGAGTTAGGTTATATCGACCCATTATGTTGATGTGTGTTTATTGTACTAGAAACATTTTGCTTTGGACAACATGTGTCAGGTTGCACCATACTGAGAGACACGGAGAATAAGTCCATATGGTCCATGGCAGATACAATATGTAGAGAGTTTGGATATTGACATTCTGGTAGTTGGTTGGTGGTTGTTATATCTGTGCAGGTCCAGGAATATACAGTAGCTGGGATATAATGTGACCTGCACAAATTGAGCTCATCTCGTCTTTAAATAGACTGGGCTTGAATCCTATatgacacccttttccctatatagtgcactacttttggctagggtccatagagaatagggtgccatttaggatgaaGTCTTGGGCTCTGTCTAGTCCCAGGGTAGCCAAGGGGACATCCTATGATCTGACTCAGCTTTCTGTCAGAGCGATCTGCTGAGGCTATTTCTGTCTGCCAGGTGCTGCAGGAGATAAATATGACACCCAACAGAAAACGGTCACGTAGAGCTGGGAAAGGAAAGTGGGACACAATCCTGTCAGTCAACACCAGAGACAGGTGACAGGTCTAGGCCCTAGAGACTGAACCAGTCCTGTCAGTCAACACCAGAGACGGGTGACAGGTCTAGGCCCTAGAGACTGAACCAGTCCTGTCAGTCAACACCAGAGATAGGTGACAGGTCTAGGCCCTAGAGACTGAACCAGTCCTGTCAGTCAACACCAGAGACGGGTGACAGGTCTAGGTCCTAGAGACTGAACCAGTCCTGTCAGTCAACACCAGAGACAGGAGGTGACAGGTCTAGGTCCTAGAGACTGAACCAGTCCCGTCAGTCAACACCAGAGATAGGTGACAGGTCTGGGTCCTAGAGACTGAACCAGTCCTGTCAGTCAACACCAGAGATAGGTGACAGGTCTGGGTCCTAGAGACTGAACCAGTCCTGTCAGTCAACACCAGAGATAGGTGGTGACAGGTCTAGGTCCTAGAGACTGAACCAGTCCTGTCAGTCAACACCAGAGACAGGTGGTGACAGGTCTAGGCCCTAGAGACTGAACCAGTCCTGTCAGTCAACACCAGAGATAGGTGGTGACAGGTCTAGGTCCTAGAGACTGAACCAGTCCTGTCAGTCAACACCAGAGATAGGTGGTGACAGGTCCTAGAGACTGAACCAGGCCTGTCAGTCAACACCAGAGATAGGTGGTGACAGGTCCTAGAGACTGAACCAGTCCTGTCAGTCAACACCAGAGATAGGTGGTGACAGGTCTAGGTCCTAGAGACTGAACCAGTCCTGTCAGTCAACACCAGAGATTGGTGACAGGTCTAGGCCCTAGAGACTGAACCAGTcctgggggggagggggacaaaaaaaatctaatttcagaatgtggggggacaTGCCCCCAGTGAAAGTTACACCCCTGTTTATACATATATCCCTCTACAGAAAAGGaaagtcatctctctctctctctctctctctctctctgtttctatcaggTGTCTCTGTGGGACAGGAAGTAATGGACTTCCGGTGGGGGAGGAGCCGGGGCGAGGAGGGCGTCGCCGTGGTGATAAACTTCCTGCTGGCTAATGCCCGATTGGTCCTGGGAGTGGGAGGGGCAGCGGTGCTGGGCATCGCTACGTTGGCTGtcaagagggtgagagagagagggtgagagagagggtgagagagtagggtgagagagaagagggtgagagagagagagaatgtgagagagaggagaggggtgagagagagagagggtgagagagagagaggagggtgagagagagagagagagagggtgagagagagaagagagaggggtgagagagagaggagagagagggagagagagagagagagagggtgagagagaggagagagagagggtgagagagagagagagagagagggtgtgagagggagagag
This genomic window contains:
- the alkbh5 gene encoding RNA demethylase ALKBH5 — protein: MSASGFSDLREKLKSMTPHRDNYKNRVTGKDDSYKNRKVKVTDGSNGNGRKRKHRDSSEDEVEHSDPVEAREQEARRVQSGIVQVEVFSKEDCDVIEGKINEVVANGEAGRYREHTVDRAPLRNKYFFGEGYTYGAQLEKRGPGQERLYPKGEVDDIPTWVHDLVITKLVASGVVPEGFVNSAVINDYQPGGCIVSHVDPLHIFARPIVSVSFFSDSALCFGCRFQFKPIRVSEPVLELPVRRGSVTVLSGYAADDITHCIRPQDIKERRAVIILRKTRPDAPRVDQSPSPNPSPPERHAPLKAKRRADPDAAHRPRVLEMDKEENRHSSSSSRLHRRSNSSENYRRRSQDGDGSREVKMRRH